From the Ctenopharyngodon idella isolate HZGC_01 chromosome 3, HZGC01, whole genome shotgun sequence genome, one window contains:
- the LOC127508331 gene encoding protein PET100 homolog, mitochondrial produces the protein MGVKIEVFRMMVYLSFPVAMFWISNQAEYFEEYIVKRKREIFPPDEKMHRQELENFKERMRNRREQKMLKQMALESEE, from the exons ATGGGGGTTAAAATAGAGGTTTTTAGG ATGATGGTGTATCTGTCGTTTCCAGTGGCGATGTTTTGGATATCAAACCAAGCAGAGTATTTTGAGGAATACATCGTGAAGCGGAAG AGGGAGATTTTCCCACCTGATGAGAAAATGCAT AGGCAAGAACTGGAGAATTTCAAAGAGCGCATGAGAAACCGGAGAGAGCAGAAGATGCTGAAACAGATGGCCTTGGAGTCTGAGGAATGa